One Pseudochaenichthys georgianus chromosome 4, fPseGeo1.2, whole genome shotgun sequence DNA window includes the following coding sequences:
- the guk1b gene encoding guanylate kinase 1b — translation MSGPRPVVLSGPSGAGKSTLMKRLMKEHEGIFGFSVSHTTRNPRPGEENGKDYHYTTREVMQDGIDNGDFIENAEFSGNLYGTSKAAIQDVIDKNLMCILDVDIQGVRRIKETELNPIYISIQPPSMDVLEKRLRDRQTETEESLQKRLEAARIDMELSSEPGVFDVVIINDDLERAYEELRDLLSDEIQKVKEVKS, via the exons ATGTCCGGACCCAGACCCGTGGTGCTGAGCGGCCCCTCCGGAGCGGGGAAGAGCACTCTGATGAAGAGGCTGATGAAGGAGCACGAGGGCATCTTCGGCTTCAGCGTGTCAC ACACAACAAGAAACCCACGACCAGGAGAGGAAAACGGCAAAG ACTACCACTATACTACCAGAGAGGTCATGCAGGACGGAATTGACAACGGAGACTTCATCGAGAACGCAGAGTTCTCCGGCAACCTGTATGGAACAAG CAAAGCGGCCATTCAAGACGTGATCGACAAGAACCTGATGTGCATCCTGGATGTGGATATCCAGGGAGTGAGGAGGATCAAAGAGACCGAGCTGAACCCCATCTACATCTCCATCCAGCCCCCCTCCATGGACGTCCTG GAGAAGCGTCTGcgggacagacagacggagacGGAGGAGAGTTTACAGAAGCGTCTGGAAGCAGCTCGCATCGACATGGAGCTCA GCAGCGAGCCGGGGGTGTTCGATGTGGTCATCATCAACGATGACTTAGAGAGAGCTTACGAGGAGCTGCGGGACCTCCTCAGTGAC GAAATCCAGAAAGTGAAGGAGGTGAAATCATAA